One segment of Pseudomonadota bacterium DNA contains the following:
- a CDS encoding MMPL family transporter, which translates to MNPDHPNGSQPLLAYWFLGVQRYAVVVILLALVSAGFCFDYTFKHLTFNTDTSDLISWDLPWRQAYRTAKEAFPQYADTIVIVVDGDTPDQTRDASLRLAKHLKRQPALFEWVYMPDALPFFRRNGLLFLSVEDLEDLADNLAKAQPFLARLQSEPGIKGLFSLLGDALTESDTDFDLRPAFDRIGTALQSVREGRRYRLSWEELMTGKDAKPEDRRAFVIVKPKLDFGSLLPGEGAMRGIRDLARKLELTVERGVRVRLTGGAALAYEELQSVSFATQNASVGALLLVTLIMFIGLRSLWLTLGTLAALILGLIFTAAFATFAVGQLNLISVAFAVMYIGLGADYAIYLCLRYAELAQLEPDRRDALKRAVFHVGGSLTLCTITTSIGFFAFIPTDYSGVAELGLISGGGMFISLGVTLAILPALLSVIPKVPRTNGKQLTGLPFPGMLKFPLRHAKSVCITAAVLATAAVLVLPASSFDDNPLNLQDPANESVQTFKELLATSERSPWSLVVLEKSLAAARATKARMQALPSVDDVITIESFVPEDQSEKLPIIEDMALTLGPELVTASATVAAVAPSRETLEIFRATLSGYLLEHPEAQASASGARLEREIEAFLKHLRSLDGAAGERALRALETALTASLPGRLDSLRDSLDAAMVGLDDLPEELTQRWISPQGTVRIEVFPRGNLNDSEALERFVSEVRSVKSDVSGVPVNYLEGGRAVVTAFQQAFLSSLLIITVVLAVFMERKRDIVLVLTPLLLAALLTGATAVVLGIPFNFANIIALPLLLGMGVDNGIHMVHRFRTAPPDDGTLLNTSTARAVVLSALTNTSAFSNLAISPHQGTASMGVLLSVGIVLMMLCTLIVLPSLLALLGSGKQRPMQTA; encoded by the coding sequence TTGAATCCAGACCATCCTAACGGTTCGCAACCGCTTCTGGCATATTGGTTTCTTGGCGTGCAGCGCTACGCCGTCGTCGTTATCTTGTTAGCGCTGGTCAGCGCCGGCTTCTGTTTCGACTATACCTTTAAACACCTTACCTTTAACACCGACACCTCCGATCTCATTTCGTGGGATCTGCCGTGGCGCCAAGCCTATCGGACTGCTAAAGAGGCATTTCCTCAGTATGCCGACACTATCGTTATCGTCGTGGATGGCGACACACCCGATCAAACCCGCGACGCGAGCCTGCGGCTCGCAAAACATCTCAAGCGCCAACCTGCGCTGTTTGAATGGGTATACATGCCCGATGCATTGCCTTTTTTTCGCCGCAATGGCTTGCTGTTTTTAAGCGTGGAGGATCTCGAAGACCTCGCCGATAATCTGGCCAAGGCGCAACCCTTTCTCGCCCGGCTGCAATCCGAGCCCGGCATCAAAGGTTTGTTCTCGCTCTTGGGGGACGCACTCACCGAATCCGATACTGATTTCGATCTGCGCCCGGCCTTCGATCGCATCGGTACCGCCCTTCAGTCTGTCCGCGAAGGCCGGCGCTACCGGCTCTCCTGGGAGGAACTGATGACCGGGAAGGACGCCAAACCGGAAGACCGGCGCGCCTTCGTGATCGTTAAACCCAAACTCGACTTCGGCAGTTTGTTGCCCGGGGAGGGCGCGATGCGCGGCATCCGCGATCTCGCCCGCAAGCTTGAGTTAACCGTCGAGCGCGGGGTGCGAGTCAGGCTCACCGGCGGCGCCGCCCTCGCCTACGAAGAGCTGCAAAGCGTAAGCTTCGCGACGCAGAACGCGAGCGTCGGGGCACTGCTGCTCGTCACCCTTATCATGTTCATCGGCTTGCGTTCCCTGTGGCTGACCTTGGGTACGCTGGCCGCGCTGATCTTGGGCCTGATTTTCACCGCGGCCTTCGCCACCTTCGCGGTCGGGCAATTGAACCTTATCTCCGTGGCCTTCGCGGTCATGTATATCGGGCTCGGCGCGGACTACGCCATTTACTTGTGTCTGCGCTATGCGGAGCTGGCGCAACTCGAACCCGATCGGCGCGACGCCTTAAAACGGGCGGTCTTTCACGTCGGGGGATCCTTGACTCTGTGTACGATCACGACCTCGATCGGATTCTTCGCGTTCATCCCCACGGACTATTCAGGCGTGGCGGAGCTCGGCTTGATCTCGGGTGGCGGGATGTTCATCAGCCTGGGCGTGACGCTGGCGATTCTCCCCGCCCTGCTCAGCGTGATCCCTAAAGTCCCGCGCACCAATGGCAAGCAACTCACCGGTCTCCCCTTCCCAGGCATGCTGAAGTTTCCCTTGCGTCATGCGAAAAGCGTATGCATCACGGCGGCGGTGCTGGCGACCGCGGCGGTCCTGGTCCTTCCCGCATCCAGCTTTGATGACAATCCCCTGAACCTTCAGGATCCGGCGAACGAGTCAGTCCAGACGTTCAAGGAGCTATTGGCGACCAGCGAGCGTTCCCCCTGGTCATTGGTTGTGCTGGAGAAAAGCTTGGCGGCGGCGCGTGCGACGAAGGCGCGCATGCAGGCGCTCCCGAGCGTCGATGACGTGATCACGATTGAGAGCTTCGTCCCGGAGGACCAAAGCGAGAAGCTGCCGATCATCGAAGACATGGCCTTGACGCTCGGCCCCGAACTCGTCACGGCCTCGGCGACCGTCGCGGCCGTAGCGCCCAGTCGGGAAACCTTGGAGATCTTTCGCGCCACATTATCCGGCTATCTCCTAGAACATCCCGAAGCACAGGCCAGTGCGAGCGGCGCGCGTCTCGAACGAGAGATCGAAGCGTTTTTGAAACACCTCCGATCGCTGGATGGCGCGGCGGGAGAACGCGCTTTGAGGGCGCTCGAAACCGCTCTCACGGCCTCGCTGCCTGGACGCTTGGACTCCCTCAGGGATTCCTTGGACGCCGCAATGGTCGGTCTCGATGATCTACCCGAGGAGCTGACACAACGCTGGATATCTCCCCAGGGAACGGTCCGCATCGAGGTCTTTCCGCGCGGCAATCTCAACGATTCGGAGGCGTTGGAAAGATTCGTCTCGGAGGTACGCAGCGTCAAGTCCGACGTGAGCGGTGTTCCGGTAAATTACTTGGAAGGAGGACGCGCGGTCGTGACCGCGTTCCAGCAAGCGTTTTTATCTTCCTTGCTCATCATCACGGTGGTCCTCGCCGTGTTCATGGAACGTAAACGCGATATCGTGCTGGTGTTGACGCCCCTGCTGCTGGCCGCATTATTGACGGGCGCCACCGCGGTGGTGCTCGGGATCCCGTTCAATTTTGCCAATATTATCGCTTTGCCGCTGCTCTTGGGCATGGGCGTGGACAACGGGATCCATATGGTGCATCGCTTTCGTACCGCGCCGCCCGACGACGGCACGCTATTAAACACCAGTACCGCGCGGGCCGTCGTGCTGAGCGCGCTCACGAACACCAGTGCCTTTAGCAACCTCGCCATCTCCCCCCATCAGGGGACGGCCAGCATGGGCGTATTGCTTTCCGTCGGGATCGTGCTCATGATGCTTTGCACCCTCATCGTATTACCGAGCCTACTCGCCTTGCTCGGGAGCGGGAAGCAGAGACCGATGCAAACCGCATGA
- a CDS encoding CDP-alcohol phosphatidyltransferase family protein produces the protein MTRKPWDARLASFLIRPLRDTPVTPNHLTTVRLLTGIAAAAAFASGVWPNLAAILLALSNLLDHTDGELARLAGKSSRAGHLYDVASDAIVHVTLFVSIGIGLWNTGAGAWALPAGVIAGVAVASIFHMRNVIEQRYGKAETKQPGWGGFEAEDILYLLPVVTFSNALVPFLAAAALGAPIAAVLVLRQFATLQRAPSQAQ, from the coding sequence ATGACGCGCAAACCCTGGGATGCCCGGCTCGCGTCGTTCTTGATCCGGCCGCTGCGAGACACGCCGGTCACGCCCAATCATTTAACAACCGTTCGCCTGCTGACGGGAATCGCGGCGGCCGCGGCTTTTGCGAGCGGCGTTTGGCCGAACCTGGCGGCGATCTTACTCGCGCTCTCCAACTTGCTCGACCATACCGATGGCGAGTTGGCGCGGCTCGCCGGGAAGAGCAGCCGCGCGGGGCACCTCTACGATGTGGCCAGCGATGCGATCGTGCATGTGACGCTCTTCGTGAGCATCGGCATCGGGCTTTGGAACACGGGGGCAGGGGCATGGGCGCTGCCCGCCGGCGTCATCGCTGGCGTGGCGGTGGCGTCGATCTTCCATATGCGCAACGTGATCGAGCAACGGTATGGAAAAGCGGAAACCAAGCAGCCCGGTTGGGGCGGATTCGAGGCGGAAGACATCCTGTACTTGTTGCCGGTGGTTACGTTCTCTAACGCTCTCGTGCCGTTCCTGGCCGCCGCCGCCCTCGGGGCGCCGATCGCGGCCGTGCTCGTTCTCAGGCAATTCGCAACGTTGCAGCGCGCACCAAGCCAAGCGCAATGA
- a CDS encoding NAD-dependent epimerase/dehydratase family protein → MTTLITGATGFVGSAVLRCLLNAGHAVRVLARPGSLQRNIEGLNIEVVAGDLRDPATLKQAVSGCRALFHVAADYRLWAPNPQEIYASNVTGTLNLLLAAAEAGIGRIVYTSSVATLGINADGSPADEETPATLPDMIGHYKRSKFLAEAEVRRLAADQGLPVVIVNPSAPIGPRDVKPTPTGRTVLDAARGRMPAYVDTGLNVVHVDDVAQGHLDAFQRGRVGERYILGGENMSLYEILRAVASITGGRPPSVRLPHALVLPIAYLSEAWARLFGRGEPRATVDGVRMAKKKMFFSSAKAERDLAYTHRPPAEALRDAIDWYRANGYLG, encoded by the coding sequence ATGACCACCCTCATCACCGGTGCGACCGGCTTCGTCGGGTCGGCCGTGCTCCGCTGCCTCTTGAATGCGGGTCATGCGGTGCGTGTATTGGCGCGCCCAGGAAGCCTCCAGCGAAATATCGAGGGGCTGAACATCGAGGTGGTGGCAGGCGATCTCCGCGATCCGGCCACGTTGAAACAGGCCGTCTCTGGCTGCCGGGCACTCTTCCACGTCGCGGCCGATTACCGTCTTTGGGCCCCGAACCCGCAGGAAATCTACGCCAGCAACGTCACCGGTACCCTAAACCTGTTGCTCGCCGCCGCCGAGGCGGGGATCGGCCGGATCGTGTATACGAGCAGCGTCGCAACGCTCGGCATAAACGCCGACGGTAGCCCCGCCGACGAAGAGACCCCGGCCACGCTCCCTGACATGATCGGCCACTACAAGCGGTCCAAGTTTCTCGCCGAGGCCGAAGTCCGCCGTTTGGCCGCGGACCAGGGATTGCCGGTCGTCATTGTCAACCCGTCCGCGCCCATCGGTCCCAGGGACGTTAAACCGACGCCGACCGGCCGTACCGTGCTGGACGCCGCTCGCGGACGCATGCCGGCCTATGTCGATACCGGGCTCAATGTCGTCCATGTCGACGACGTTGCCCAAGGACATCTCGATGCATTTCAGCGGGGCCGCGTCGGTGAGCGTTACATCCTGGGCGGCGAAAACATGAGCTTGTACGAGATCCTCCGCGCCGTGGCTTCAATCACCGGCGGGCGCCCGCCGAGCGTGCGGCTCCCCCATGCTCTCGTCTTACCCATCGCCTACCTGAGCGAGGCCTGGGCAAGACTCTTCGGTCGCGGCGAGCCGCGTGCGACCGTCGATGGGGTGCGAATGGCAAAGAAGAAAATGTTCTTCAGCAGTGCAAAAGCCGAACGCGATCTCGCCTATACCCACCGGCCGCCCGCCGAAGCCTTGCGCGATGCGATCGACTGGTATCGTGCGAACGGATACCTCGGCTGA